Proteins from a single region of Segatella copri:
- a CDS encoding DEAD/DEAH box helicase, producing MAKNNKQVAGQDGNSTKKTNRKKKKNKVSHIVKPENMTLEEWQIKLRKQVTDIEHFDISCVDDTLCPGEYIVRNPEKNNEYKVVYRGANSEWNYCSCMDFKTSRLGTCKHIEAVKKWFGGKRGVHVHRELPPYTSVYLSYRDERCVKIRIGSDNKEAYEQLAKDYFDKNHVLKKSAYARIGSFLKQARQISDTFRCYKDAIDFIIDIREKAKRMKIVKTYDDEKLNNLLKVNLYPYQKEGIRFAANSGKAIIADEMGLGKTIQAIGTAELLRKEGLIGSVLILCPTSLKYQWRSEIKKFTDAEVFVIEGSHLKRKEAYNRPEPYKIISYNSAANDIKILGCLQTDMLIMDEVQRLKNWNTQISRAARKIESDYSVILSGTPLENKLDELYSIVEFVDNFRLAPYYLFKDKHIITDETGKVLGYKNLNDIGKKLGDILIRRRKKDVKLQMPERSDKNLFIPMTNEQMEMHQEWQNQVRILVLKWRKMHFLSDKDRKRLLLFLSQMRMVCDSSYILDQKTRYDTKVDECVNIISDIISEEGEKVVVFSQWERMTRLIAKELEKKEIGFEYLHGGVPSEKRKNLVDNFMNEPSSRVFLSTDAGSTGLNLQSAATIINIDLPWNPAVLEQRIGRIYRLGQQNNIQVINLVTPDSIEEEMLGKLRFKTSMFEGVLDDGEDSVFITDDKFSKMMETVSGIVEEDEETEKVKKVKDADNVKDSKGQTEKPKAEESFATINPKDLETDKACDEHKSDENKEEVSIQQQTNSSSNRESVTNRSSHPKDLVAQGISFLSGLAETLKSPEATAHLVDSIVEKDEQTGETSIKIPVESKETVSNLLNLIGKLFTK from the coding sequence ATGGCAAAGAACAATAAGCAGGTGGCTGGTCAAGACGGCAACAGCACCAAGAAGACCAACAGGAAAAAGAAGAAAAACAAGGTTTCGCATATCGTGAAACCCGAAAACATGACTTTGGAAGAATGGCAAATCAAACTGCGCAAGCAGGTGACCGATATCGAGCACTTCGATATCAGTTGCGTTGACGACACCCTTTGCCCTGGAGAGTATATCGTTCGCAACCCTGAAAAGAACAACGAGTACAAGGTGGTGTATCGTGGAGCCAACAGCGAATGGAATTATTGTTCCTGCATGGATTTCAAGACTTCGAGACTCGGCACTTGCAAACATATCGAAGCCGTCAAGAAATGGTTTGGCGGAAAGAGGGGCGTACATGTACATCGGGAATTGCCACCTTATACTTCTGTCTATCTCTCCTATCGGGATGAGCGATGCGTAAAGATTCGTATCGGCTCAGACAACAAGGAGGCATACGAACAGTTAGCCAAAGATTACTTTGACAAGAACCATGTCTTGAAGAAATCAGCCTATGCCCGCATTGGCTCTTTCTTGAAACAAGCTCGCCAAATCAGCGATACATTCAGATGCTATAAAGATGCCATTGACTTTATCATCGATATTCGCGAAAAAGCGAAAAGAATGAAGATTGTGAAAACATACGATGACGAGAAACTCAACAATCTTCTGAAAGTAAACCTCTATCCTTACCAGAAAGAGGGCATCCGCTTTGCTGCAAATTCAGGAAAGGCTATCATTGCCGACGAGATGGGTCTCGGAAAGACAATCCAAGCTATCGGTACTGCCGAACTGCTACGCAAGGAAGGTCTTATTGGCTCTGTACTCATCCTCTGCCCTACCTCGCTCAAATACCAGTGGCGAAGTGAAATCAAGAAGTTTACTGATGCCGAAGTCTTCGTCATAGAGGGAAGTCATCTCAAGAGAAAGGAAGCGTACAACCGCCCGGAACCTTACAAGATTATTTCCTATAATAGTGCCGCCAATGACATCAAGATACTCGGCTGTTTGCAAACCGATATGCTCATCATGGACGAGGTGCAGCGCCTGAAGAACTGGAACACGCAGATTTCCCGTGCGGCAAGAAAGATAGAATCAGATTACTCCGTAATTCTATCCGGTACCCCATTGGAGAACAAGCTCGATGAACTCTACTCTATCGTGGAGTTTGTTGATAATTTCCGCCTTGCCCCTTACTACCTCTTCAAAGACAAGCATATCATTACAGATGAAACGGGAAAAGTACTAGGTTATAAGAACTTAAACGACATAGGCAAGAAACTGGGCGATATTCTCATCCGTCGTCGCAAGAAGGATGTGAAACTCCAGATGCCTGAGCGTTCTGACAAGAACCTTTTCATTCCGATGACCAACGAGCAGATGGAGATGCATCAGGAGTGGCAGAACCAAGTACGTATCCTGGTTCTGAAATGGCGCAAGATGCATTTTCTGTCCGATAAAGACCGCAAGCGTCTTCTGCTCTTCCTCTCGCAGATGCGCATGGTATGTGACAGCAGTTATATCCTCGATCAAAAGACGAGATACGACACCAAGGTGGATGAATGTGTGAACATCATCAGCGACATTATCAGCGAGGAAGGTGAAAAAGTTGTAGTATTCAGTCAGTGGGAACGCATGACCCGCCTCATCGCCAAGGAACTGGAGAAAAAAGAAATTGGCTTTGAATATCTGCATGGTGGCGTGCCATCTGAAAAGCGCAAGAACCTAGTAGATAATTTCATGAACGAACCATCGAGCCGGGTTTTCCTCTCAACAGACGCCGGAAGCACAGGCTTGAACCTGCAATCTGCAGCAACTATCATCAATATCGACTTGCCTTGGAATCCTGCCGTTCTCGAACAGCGTATTGGTCGCATCTATCGCCTTGGGCAGCAGAACAACATCCAGGTTATCAATCTTGTAACACCTGATTCCATCGAGGAGGAGATGCTCGGTAAATTACGTTTCAAGACCTCTATGTTTGAGGGTGTCCTTGATGATGGCGAAGATTCTGTATTCATCACAGATGATAAGTTCAGCAAGATGATGGAAACAGTGAGCGGTATAGTGGAAGAGGACGAAGAAACAGAGAAGGTCAAGAAAGTCAAGGATGCTGATAACGTTAAAGATTCCAAAGGTCAGACAGAAAAGCCAAAGGCCGAGGAAAGCTTTGCAACTATCAATCCTAAGGATTTGGAAACAGACAAGGCTTGCGACGAACATAAATCTGATGAGAATAAAGAAGAGGTTTCCATCCAGCAACAAACGAATTCATCTTCGAACAGAGAATCCGTTACTAATCGCTCAAGTCATCCTAAGGATTTGGTTGCCCAAGGAATATCTTTCCTCTCAGGCTTAGCCGAAACCTTAAAGTCGCCAGAAGCCACTGCCCATCTGGTTGATTCCATTGTTGAGAAAGACGAGCAGACAGGCGAAACCTCCATCAAGATACCAGTGGAGAGCAAAGAGACTGTTTCTAACCTTCTGAATCTCATCGGTAAGTTGTTTACAAAATAA
- the dinD gene encoding DNA damage-inducible protein D — MKEEEIKELFEQFEAIANEYEGVECWSARELAQVLGYSQWRNFEGIIEKAKASCTNAGQEVSYHFADVSKMVTLGSGSQREVKDYMLTRYACYLIAQNGDPRKPQISFAQNYFAVQTRRAELVQKRLLEYERVQARAKLAETEKRLSGVLYERGVDSKGFAIIRSLGDKALFNLDTALLKRKLGAPNSRPLADFLPTLNIKAKDFAAEMTSVNVQQKDLHGQQSICQEHVDNNKAVRNMMLQRGIVPENLPADEDVKKVERRLKSDEKTLTKKNSKKK, encoded by the coding sequence ATGAAGGAAGAAGAAATCAAAGAATTGTTCGAGCAATTCGAAGCTATCGCCAACGAATACGAAGGCGTAGAGTGTTGGAGTGCAAGAGAACTTGCACAAGTGTTGGGTTATAGCCAATGGCGTAATTTCGAAGGAATTATCGAAAAAGCAAAAGCATCATGTACCAATGCAGGGCAAGAGGTATCATACCATTTTGCTGATGTCAGCAAAATGGTCACCCTTGGTTCTGGATCTCAGCGTGAAGTCAAAGACTACATGCTGACTCGTTATGCTTGCTACCTTATTGCCCAAAATGGCGATCCACGCAAGCCACAAATCTCTTTTGCCCAAAACTACTTTGCCGTACAAACTCGCCGAGCAGAATTGGTGCAAAAGCGTTTGCTGGAATACGAACGTGTACAAGCACGTGCAAAACTTGCAGAAACAGAGAAGCGTCTCTCTGGTGTGCTGTATGAAAGAGGGGTGGACAGCAAAGGCTTTGCCATCATTCGCTCACTAGGTGACAAGGCGTTGTTTAATCTCGACACGGCTCTTCTCAAACGTAAATTGGGTGCTCCTAACAGCCGACCTCTCGCCGATTTCCTTCCAACACTAAATATTAAAGCTAAAGATTTTGCTGCAGAAATGACTTCTGTCAACGTTCAGCAAAAGGATTTACATGGTCAGCAATCTATCTGTCAAGAGCATGTCGATAATAATAAGGCTGTTCGTAATATGATGCTCCAACGTGGCATTGTGCCAGAAAATCTTCCTGCAGATGAAGACGTCAAGAAAGTAGAACGCAGATTAAAATCTGACGAAAAGACATTGACCAAAAAGAATAGCAAAAAGAAATAA
- the ychF gene encoding redox-regulated ATPase YchF produces MALKCGIVGLPNVGKSTLFNCLSSAKAQAANFPFCTIEPNLGVITVPDERLNKLAEIVHPGRIVPATCEIVDIAGLVKGASKGEGLGNKFLGNIRECDAIIHVIRCFDDDNIVREGGAKVDPLEDKSVIDTELQLKDLETIESQLTKQKKTAAAGNKDAKTMVTVLEAYKAVLEQGKNARGVTFETKEEQKVAHDLFLLTTKPVLYVANVDEASAKTGNEYSKKVEEIAKEEGAECMVIAAKTEEDIASLETYEDKLMFLEELGLEESGVNRLIKKAYALLNLETFITAGEMEVKAWTYHKGWKAPQCAGVIHTDFEKGFIRAEVIKYDDYIKYGSEAAVREAGKLGIEGKEYVVQDGDIMHFRFNV; encoded by the coding sequence ATGGCATTAAAATGTGGTATTGTAGGCCTCCCAAACGTGGGTAAGTCTACACTGTTCAACTGTCTGTCTAGTGCAAAGGCACAGGCAGCTAACTTCCCTTTCTGTACTATCGAACCAAACTTGGGCGTCATCACCGTACCAGATGAGCGACTCAACAAGTTGGCAGAGATTGTTCACCCAGGACGCATCGTCCCAGCTACTTGCGAAATCGTGGATATCGCAGGTCTCGTAAAGGGTGCCAGCAAGGGCGAAGGTCTTGGTAATAAATTCTTGGGAAATATCCGTGAGTGCGATGCTATCATCCACGTAATCCGCTGTTTCGACGATGACAACATCGTGCGCGAGGGTGGCGCTAAAGTTGATCCTTTGGAGGATAAGAGCGTCATCGATACAGAGTTGCAGCTCAAGGACCTGGAAACTATCGAATCTCAGCTCACCAAGCAGAAGAAGACTGCTGCAGCAGGCAACAAGGATGCTAAGACGATGGTTACCGTTCTGGAGGCTTACAAGGCTGTTCTGGAGCAGGGAAAGAATGCTCGTGGCGTTACTTTCGAAACCAAGGAAGAGCAGAAGGTGGCTCACGACCTCTTCCTCCTCACTACCAAGCCTGTGCTCTACGTGGCCAATGTTGACGAGGCTTCTGCCAAGACCGGCAACGAGTATAGCAAGAAGGTAGAGGAAATCGCCAAGGAAGAAGGTGCTGAGTGCATGGTCATCGCTGCAAAGACAGAGGAAGACATCGCATCGCTCGAAACCTACGAGGACAAACTGATGTTCCTCGAAGAACTCGGACTGGAAGAGAGCGGCGTAAACCGACTCATCAAGAAGGCATATGCCCTGCTGAACCTCGAAACATTCATCACCGCTGGTGAAATGGAGGTCAAGGCATGGACCTATCACAAGGGCTGGAAGGCTCCTCAGTGTGCCGGCGTCATCCATACCGACTTCGAGAAGGGATTCATCCGTGCAGAGGTTATCAAGTATGATGACTATATCAAGTATGGCTCTGAGGCTGCAGTACGCGAGGCTGGTAAGCTCGGCATCGAGGGCAAGGAGTACGTCGTACAGGATGGTGACATCATGCACTTCCGCTTCAATGTATAA
- the lgt gene encoding prolipoprotein diacylglyceryl transferase, whose translation MIANLLNYIVWDPDPILAHLGPMTIRYYSTCWMIGLLLGYLLMSKLYKQQGLSDEKFSPLFLYIFLGVLIGGRLGHCIFYQPEYFLTQWDHFIEMLIPIHHMPDGSWKFTGYEGLASHGGVFGMFVGIWLYCRNMKVSGWVVLDNMGICSGITATFIRLGNLMNSEIIGKVTDVPWAFIFVREDQYPRHPGQLYEALAYFCFFLLILFIYKKRGPKSVGTGFYFGLCLTLIFTFRFFIEYTKEIQVAFEAGLPMDMGQILSIPLIIAGVWSIASSTKRAKEKNVEAK comes from the coding sequence ATGATAGCAAATCTGCTTAACTATATCGTATGGGACCCAGACCCAATCCTGGCTCATCTGGGTCCTATGACCATCCGCTACTACTCCACCTGCTGGATGATTGGTCTGCTGCTGGGTTATCTGCTCATGAGCAAGCTTTACAAGCAGCAGGGGCTCTCAGATGAGAAGTTCTCCCCACTGTTTCTCTACATCTTCTTAGGTGTACTGATAGGTGGCCGTTTGGGACATTGCATCTTCTATCAGCCGGAATATTTTCTCACCCAGTGGGATCACTTCATCGAGATGCTGATACCTATCCACCACATGCCTGACGGCAGCTGGAAGTTTACGGGGTATGAGGGACTGGCGAGCCACGGAGGCGTATTCGGCATGTTCGTCGGCATCTGGCTCTATTGCCGCAACATGAAGGTGAGCGGCTGGGTAGTGCTCGATAATATGGGTATCTGCTCAGGCATTACAGCCACCTTTATCCGTTTGGGCAATCTGATGAATTCAGAGATTATCGGCAAGGTAACCGATGTGCCTTGGGCATTTATCTTCGTTCGCGAAGACCAGTATCCACGCCATCCGGGTCAGCTCTACGAGGCTTTGGCATACTTCTGCTTTTTCCTCCTCATCCTCTTCATCTACAAGAAGAGAGGACCTAAGAGCGTAGGCACCGGTTTCTATTTCGGTCTTTGCCTTACTCTCATCTTCACCTTCCGTTTCTTCATCGAATATACGAAGGAGATTCAGGTAGCATTCGAGGCGGGTCTGCCTATGGATATGGGACAGATATTGAGCATTCCGCTCATCATCGCCGGTGTATGGAGCATCGCTTCCAGCACAAAGAGAGCGAAAGAAAAGAACGTAGAGGCAAAATAA
- the mutS gene encoding DNA mismatch repair protein MutS — protein MANDNKGLTPMMRQFFEMKSKHPEALLLFRCGDFYETYCEDAVEASRILGITLTRRNNGGSTGTTEMAGFPHHALDTYLPKLIRAGKRVAVCDQLEDPKKKRLEIKGKKGLSQMDKMVKRGITELVTPGVAMGDNVLNYKENNFLAAVHFGKTACGVSFLDISTGEFLTGEGTYDYVEKLMGNFMPKEVLYDRARKNDFEKYFGSKYCTFELDDWVFTEQTALQKLLGHFKTKSLKGFGVEHLKNGVIASGAIMQYLEITQHTQINHITALSRIEEDKFVRMDRFTIRSLELVAPMQEDGSSLLNVIDRTVTAMGGRMLRRWLVFPLKDVKPINERLDIVEYFFKEPEFRQLLDDQLHRISDLERIISKVAVGRVSPREVVQLKNALEAIKPIKVACQHATNEALKRVGEQLNVCETLKDRIAREIQPDPPQLVNKGDVIADGFNAELDDLRAISRHGKDYLLKIQEREIEKTGISSLKVGYNNVFGYYLEVRNTFKDKVPEEWIRKQTLAQAERYITQELKEYEEKILGADEKILVLEAQLFNELIAAMQEYIPQIQINANLIARMDCLLSFAKTSDENRYVRPIVDDSEVLDIKQGRHPVIETQLPLGERYVPNDVLLDTEKQQIMMITGPNMAGKSALLRQTALIVLLAQVGCFVPAESARVGLVDKIFTRVGASDNISLGESTFMVEMTEAANILNNVSPRSLVLFDELGRGTSTYDGISIAWAIVEYLHEHKKAQARTLFATHYHELNEMEKNFPRIKNFNVSVREVDGKVIFLRKLEPGGSEHSFGIHVAEIAGMPRSIVNRANVILKQLEDDNAGVGGAGKPNVQHIDEPKDGVQLSFFQLDDPVLTQIRDEILGLDVNNLTPVEALNKLNDIKKILLGR, from the coding sequence ATGGCAAACGATAATAAAGGTCTTACACCGATGATGAGACAGTTTTTCGAGATGAAATCGAAACATCCCGAAGCGCTGCTGCTCTTCCGTTGCGGTGACTTCTACGAAACTTACTGCGAAGATGCGGTGGAGGCATCCCGTATACTCGGCATTACGCTGACACGACGTAACAATGGCGGTTCTACGGGCACGACCGAGATGGCAGGATTCCCTCATCATGCTCTGGATACCTATCTGCCTAAACTCATCAGGGCGGGTAAGCGCGTAGCGGTATGCGACCAGCTGGAAGACCCGAAGAAGAAACGACTCGAAATAAAAGGTAAGAAGGGACTGAGCCAGATGGACAAGATGGTGAAGCGAGGTATTACCGAACTCGTTACACCGGGTGTGGCGATGGGAGATAACGTCCTGAACTACAAGGAGAACAACTTCCTGGCAGCCGTACACTTCGGCAAGACCGCCTGCGGTGTTAGCTTTCTGGATATCTCGACCGGAGAGTTTCTTACCGGCGAGGGAACCTACGACTATGTAGAAAAACTGATGGGCAACTTCATGCCGAAAGAGGTACTCTACGACCGTGCCCGAAAGAATGACTTCGAGAAATATTTCGGTAGCAAATACTGTACCTTCGAACTGGATGACTGGGTTTTCACCGAACAGACAGCCCTGCAGAAACTCCTGGGACATTTCAAGACAAAATCTCTGAAAGGTTTCGGTGTAGAGCATCTCAAGAACGGCGTGATAGCCAGTGGTGCCATCATGCAGTATCTCGAGATTACCCAGCATACACAGATTAATCATATCACCGCCCTTTCACGTATTGAAGAAGATAAGTTCGTGCGTATGGATAGGTTTACCATCCGCAGTCTGGAGCTGGTTGCCCCTATGCAGGAAGACGGTTCTTCTCTCCTGAATGTCATCGACCGTACGGTAACGGCGATGGGCGGACGTATGCTCAGACGCTGGCTGGTCTTCCCATTGAAAGATGTGAAACCTATCAACGAGCGCCTCGACATCGTAGAATATTTCTTCAAGGAACCGGAATTCCGTCAGCTTCTCGATGACCAGCTGCATCGCATCAGCGACCTGGAGCGTATCATTTCCAAAGTAGCCGTGGGTAGAGTTTCGCCTCGCGAAGTGGTTCAGCTGAAGAATGCACTCGAAGCCATCAAGCCTATCAAGGTGGCATGCCAGCATGCTACGAACGAGGCTCTGAAGCGGGTAGGCGAGCAGCTGAACGTATGCGAGACCCTGAAAGACCGCATCGCCAGGGAAATACAGCCCGATCCGCCACAGCTGGTCAATAAGGGTGACGTGATAGCCGACGGATTCAATGCTGAACTTGACGACCTTCGTGCCATCAGCCGCCACGGCAAGGATTATCTGCTCAAGATACAGGAAAGGGAGATAGAAAAGACAGGAATTTCGAGTCTGAAGGTAGGTTACAATAATGTTTTCGGATACTATCTGGAGGTGAGAAATACCTTTAAGGACAAGGTGCCTGAAGAGTGGATACGCAAGCAGACGCTGGCTCAGGCAGAGCGTTATATCACCCAGGAACTGAAGGAATATGAGGAAAAGATTCTCGGTGCTGATGAGAAGATTCTAGTATTGGAAGCACAGCTCTTCAACGAACTGATAGCTGCCATGCAGGAGTATATTCCGCAGATACAGATCAATGCCAACCTCATCGCCCGTATGGACTGTCTTTTGTCATTTGCAAAGACATCTGACGAGAACCGCTACGTGCGCCCTATCGTCGATGATTCTGAGGTGCTCGACATCAAGCAGGGCAGGCATCCGGTGATTGAAACCCAACTGCCGCTTGGCGAACGCTATGTACCTAACGATGTGCTGCTCGATACCGAGAAACAGCAGATCATGATGATTACCGGTCCTAACATGGCTGGTAAATCGGCTCTGCTACGCCAGACTGCCCTTATCGTGCTGCTGGCACAGGTAGGCTGTTTTGTGCCCGCAGAGAGCGCCCGAGTAGGACTGGTGGATAAAATCTTCACACGTGTAGGTGCAAGCGACAATATATCGCTCGGCGAATCGACCTTCATGGTAGAGATGACCGAGGCAGCAAACATTTTGAACAACGTTTCTCCGCGCTCGCTGGTGCTCTTTGATGAGCTGGGAAGAGGTACTTCTACCTACGATGGTATTTCCATTGCCTGGGCTATCGTGGAATATCTGCACGAACATAAGAAGGCGCAGGCACGTACGCTCTTTGCTACCCACTATCATGAGCTCAACGAGATGGAGAAGAACTTCCCTCGCATCAAGAACTTCAATGTGAGTGTGAGAGAGGTGGACGGAAAGGTAATCTTCCTGCGTAAACTGGAACCGGGAGGCAGTGAGCACTCTTTCGGTATCCATGTGGCAGAGATTGCCGGTATGCCCCGCAGCATTGTGAACCGTGCCAATGTGATTCTCAAACAGTTGGAGGATGACAATGCCGGGGTTGGCGGTGCCGGTAAACCGAACGTACAGCACATCGATGAACCTAAGGATGGTGTGCAGCTCAGTTTCTTCCAGCTCGATGATCCTGTACTGACGCAGATACGTGATGAAATACTCGGGCTGGATGTGAACAATCTCACTCCGGTAGAGGCATTGAACAAGCTCAATGACATCAAGAAGATTCTACTGGGAAGATAA
- a CDS encoding AAA family ATPase → MAKYLSPFQFGTLATNENFIDRQEDRALLKQLLSSHINVMLISPRRWGKSSLVKRAMNELADEDNNVRICYIDAFSIGSESEFYRTFASQVIACASSKMERWIEDAKKFLTGVIPQVVINDQVTDFMAFDLKFVPQERDKMAILQLPELLAKEKGIRIIICIDEFQQLANLPEYKDMEGKMRSVWQQQQLTSYCLYGSKRNMMLNIFNNSNSPFYRFGQVIFMQKIAKEHWIPFILSSFEKTGKSISAEMAERICYAVACHSWYLQQLCYFIWSFTVSEVTEDIYHLGLKQVLNINTPMFQNDTENLSSTQIEMLKAIANGEQHFSSQAVKQIYNLGNPNTIVKNRKTLQNKDIIEKQNDAFGFVDPIYRLWFKEEYCR, encoded by the coding sequence ATGGCAAAATATCTATCACCATTTCAATTTGGTACATTAGCCACCAATGAGAATTTTATCGACAGACAGGAAGACAGGGCTTTGCTGAAGCAATTACTGTCCTCCCATATCAACGTGATGCTGATTTCACCACGCCGATGGGGTAAATCATCACTAGTGAAAAGGGCGATGAACGAATTGGCTGATGAGGATAATAACGTAAGAATCTGTTATATCGATGCCTTCAGCATCGGCTCTGAATCTGAATTTTATCGCACTTTTGCCAGTCAGGTTATAGCTTGTGCTTCCTCTAAAATGGAACGATGGATAGAGGATGCAAAGAAATTCCTGACAGGTGTGATACCGCAGGTTGTAATCAACGACCAGGTGACCGACTTCATGGCTTTCGACCTGAAGTTTGTGCCACAGGAGCGTGATAAGATGGCGATTCTCCAACTGCCTGAGTTGCTGGCAAAGGAAAAGGGCATCAGGATTATCATCTGCATCGACGAGTTCCAGCAGTTGGCTAATCTTCCTGAGTATAAGGATATGGAGGGAAAGATGCGTTCGGTATGGCAGCAACAGCAGCTTACCTCTTACTGTCTCTACGGCAGCAAGCGAAACATGATGCTCAATATCTTCAACAATTCCAATAGTCCTTTTTATCGCTTTGGACAAGTGATTTTCATGCAGAAGATAGCTAAGGAGCATTGGATTCCATTCATTCTGTCATCTTTCGAGAAGACAGGAAAGTCAATCTCTGCAGAGATGGCCGAGCGGATCTGTTATGCCGTGGCCTGCCATTCCTGGTATCTCCAGCAGTTGTGTTATTTTATCTGGAGTTTCACGGTTTCGGAAGTGACGGAAGATATATATCATCTGGGATTGAAACAGGTACTCAACATCAATACCCCGATGTTTCAGAATGATACGGAGAATCTCAGTTCTACCCAGATAGAGATGCTTAAGGCTATAGCCAATGGTGAACAGCATTTCTCCTCGCAAGCCGTGAAACAAATCTATAATCTTGGTAATCCAAATACGATTGTCAAGAATAGGAAAACTCTCCAGAACAAAGATATTATCGAAAAGCAAAACGATGCTTTTGGCTTTGTTGACCCGATATACCGGCTGTGGTTTAAGGAGGAGTATTGTAGATAG
- a CDS encoding calcineurin-like phosphoesterase C-terminal domain-containing protein → MKKKQLYIGVLLVACCALVAIGITLHLLYPKKQIQNLVKNPPVLRLKPQPADTLKKKPVKKMDFNISGTLRDKEGKGVAGVIVSDGFNCVKTDAQGRYKMKRDSLAKFIYYSVPADCEVPTHSKTDRTAFFYQKVSKGKKTYNFTLTRLPGGKEIHYKMIVIGDPQVTNAYSPYYTSPDDNPIKKSDVERFTTQTMADIRQTISSLPAGTSVYGLSMGDDVQYYGGYNAKLERQIRQALGSSEMRLFSVIGNHDQDGKALYRRKWEENFGPTDFSFNRGDVHYICINNCFFHHGMAYYSPGELRERQVKWLKQDLALTPKDMKVVLCYHIPFTFGNAPFNKAKPLSNANEQGHYSSSRLSLLLSLLKPFKGGYELFCGHTHFACNHEINYQGEDVMEHCHAAACGNIWQSNINICGTPNGYYVYSFVGTSISNCYYKGTFWDKSKQMTIFRAQTDFNGEKYAKDWQLATNRNILVANVFNATSHWRVVAVEDGKEYLMRRISSKGQDAFAAGYHHKYSKSVSYRFVSKGNGYLIMNHLYYYTPRNPNARIIIKASDPYGNTYTASSDEVTTEPFANYAHYYEKEYKEYKSKKDKMLRDSISGRQKDSLAARKKDSAAVQK, encoded by the coding sequence ATGAAAAAGAAACAATTATACATAGGGGTTCTGTTGGTTGCTTGCTGCGCGCTCGTAGCAATAGGCATCACCTTGCACCTGCTCTACCCCAAGAAACAGATACAGAACCTGGTGAAAAACCCACCGGTTCTCCGGCTCAAGCCACAGCCTGCAGATACGCTGAAGAAGAAACCTGTGAAGAAGATGGATTTCAATATCTCCGGAACTTTAAGAGATAAGGAAGGAAAGGGAGTGGCAGGCGTCATCGTGAGCGATGGATTCAACTGTGTGAAAACCGATGCACAGGGCAGATATAAGATGAAGCGAGACAGCCTGGCAAAATTCATATACTATTCTGTTCCAGCTGATTGCGAGGTCCCTACCCATTCTAAGACCGATCGCACGGCTTTCTTCTACCAAAAGGTATCCAAGGGGAAGAAAACCTATAACTTCACCCTCACCCGACTGCCGGGCGGCAAGGAGATTCACTATAAGATGATAGTCATCGGCGATCCGCAGGTTACCAATGCCTACAGCCCTTACTATACTTCTCCGGATGATAATCCCATCAAGAAGAGCGATGTAGAAAGATTCACTACCCAGACGATGGCGGATATCAGACAAACCATCAGTTCGCTGCCTGCCGGAACATCGGTCTACGGGCTCAGCATGGGCGATGATGTGCAGTATTATGGCGGCTACAACGCCAAACTGGAGCGTCAGATACGCCAGGCATTGGGCTCTTCAGAGATGCGTCTCTTCTCCGTCATCGGCAATCACGACCAGGATGGTAAGGCGCTCTACCGCAGGAAATGGGAGGAGAATTTCGGTCCTACCGATTTTTCCTTCAATCGTGGTGATGTGCATTACATCTGTATTAACAACTGCTTTTTCCATCACGGAATGGCCTATTATTCGCCGGGCGAACTGCGTGAACGCCAGGTAAAATGGCTGAAGCAGGATTTGGCCCTCACACCAAAGGATATGAAGGTGGTGCTCTGTTATCATATTCCTTTTACCTTCGGCAATGCGCCTTTCAACAAGGCGAAGCCGCTCAGCAATGCCAATGAGCAGGGGCATTATTCCTCTTCCCGTCTCTCGCTGCTGTTATCTCTTTTGAAGCCATTCAAGGGAGGATATGAACTCTTCTGCGGCCATACTCATTTTGCCTGCAACCACGAGATCAATTATCAGGGCGAGGATGTGATGGAGCATTGTCATGCTGCTGCCTGTGGCAATATCTGGCAGTCGAACATCAACATCTGCGGCACCCCGAACGGATATTATGTCTATAGTTTTGTGGGTACCAGTATCAGCAACTGCTATTACAAGGGAACCTTCTGGGATAAGAGCAAGCAGATGACCATCTTCCGTGCCCAGACCGATTTCAACGGTGAGAAATATGCCAAAGACTGGCAGTTGGCAACCAACAGAAATATCCTGGTAGCCAATGTCTTCAATGCTACCAGTCACTGGCGTGTGGTAGCCGTAGAGGATGGCAAGGAATATCTGATGCGCCGCATCAGCAGCAAGGGTCAGGATGCCTTTGCAGCCGGCTATCATCATAAGTACAGCAAAAGTGTATCCTATCGGTTCGTGAGCAAGGGGAATGGTTATCTCATCATGAACCACCTTTATTATTATACTCCTAGGAATCCGAATGCCAGAATCATCATCAAAGCATCCGATCCATACGGAAATACCTATACGGCATCGAGCGATGAGGTAACGACAGAGCCTTTCGCCAACTATGCTCATTATTACGAAAAAGAGTATAAGGAATATAAGAGTAAGAAAGATAAGATGTTGCGGGATTCTATATCTGGCAGACAGAAAGATTCACTTGCTGCAAGGAAGAAAGATTCTGCAGCAGTACAAAAATAA